The Oncorhynchus nerka isolate Pitt River linkage group LG12, Oner_Uvic_2.0, whole genome shotgun sequence genome includes a region encoding these proteins:
- the LOC115120431 gene encoding thrombomodulin, whose amino-acid sequence MFMAIMAMKTNLFLGLITIIIITVFMLTVGGESIDSTTCVCNRNICNAVTLGAVDFQTSGETCQNMEGELLTVRSAASDEIIGDLLVGLTGDFWIGLRLQADRCSNIESKLRGYQWATGFQITEFSNWKDNVNVCAPRCVSVSTDRKWTERPCQEKVDGFLCQNVHESMCQTPQMEAQEFLKDGEGCAMAPCEHICTEVPGGYTCSCKEGYIPSSENPHFCKMHCFLAKCPVICDRHSAGTQCDCPSGFIKSDDYCQDIDECDNGYCDQSCVNTAGSFVCSCSAGFSLQNLVKCVKTVGNESVPLTTPVHSDFLAPGVNFTSNVSSATAGGFLWVWIFIAVAVIVLILVVRYCVIKRHEQNVDSQQRCNDEAL is encoded by the coding sequence ATGTTCATGGCGATCATGGCAATGAAAACGAATCTTTTTCTTGGTTTGATAACCATAATTATTAtaactgtgttcatgctaacggTAGGAGGGGAAAGCATTGACTCGACTACATGCGTGTGCAATAGGAACATTTGCAACGCTGTAACCCTGGGTGCTGTCGATTTCCAGACATCGGGGGAAACATGCCAAAATATGGAAGGAGAGTTATTGACAGTTCGATCTGCAGCATCAGACGAAATTATTGGAGATTTGCTTGTAGGCTTAACGGGAGACTTCTGGATCGGTTTGCGCCTACAAGCTGACCGATGTAGCAACATCGAATCGAAATTGAGAGGATATCAGTGGGCAACTGGATTTCAAATCACAGAATTCAGCAACTGGAAAGACAACGTAAATGTCTGCGCTCCACGGTGTGTGTCCGTTTCTACCGATCGAAAGTGGACAGAACGACCTTGTCAGGAAAAAGTCGATGGATTTTTGTGTCAGAATGTTCATGAAAGCATGTGCCAAACACCGCAAATGGAGGCTCAAGAGTTTTTGAAGGATGGTGAAGGATGCGCTATGGCTCCTTGCGAACATATATGCACAGAGGTACCAGGGGGCTACACATGCTCGTGTAAAGAAGGATATATTCCAAGTAGCGAAAATCCGCACTTTTGTAAAATGCACTGTTTTTTGGCCAAATGTCCAGTAATATGCGACAGACACAGCGCCGGGACACAATGTGATTGTCCTAGTGGCTTCATAAAGAGTGACGATTATTGCCAAGATATTGACGAATGCGACAATGGATATTGTGATCAAAGTTGTGTTAACACGGCTGGAAGTTTTGTTTGTTCGTGCAGTGCAGGATTTTCCCTTCAAAATCTCGTTAAATGTGTCAAAACAGTCGGAAATGAAAGTGTTCCCTTAACAACGCCTGTCCACAGCGACTTTTTAGCGCCAGGTGTTAACTTTACAAGTAATGTATCATCAGCAACAGCGGGGGGGTTTCTTTGGGTATGGATTTTCATTGCAGTGGCGGTCATAGTACTGATACTTGTTGTTCGGTATTGTGTTATTAAGCGTCATGAGCAGAATGTCGATAGCCAACAGAGATGTAATGACGAGGCGTTATAG
- the LOC115120434 gene encoding LOW QUALITY PROTEIN: complement component C1q receptor-like (The sequence of the model RefSeq protein was modified relative to this genomic sequence to represent the inferred CDS: inserted 1 base in 1 codon), which translates to MIAVGLLGYVGMMLLLLLLQLYMWGATGADTDGEAPVCTSNACFSFHMEGVSFEDARLKCHGDGGYLVTTKDKSEIAELQSTLSQIDERHRYLDFKFWIGLKLRKGDCIIRDMSLNGFKWISGGEYSQYSNWEKEPRSTCTEERCVLVHYSLWSRNELKWTDGSCKDEAFYSCKFYFKGMCKPLLLAGGEQVNYMLPFSANPLNGDNNMTVFPFGTYADIRCNDTDHFSICKFTDGVYGWTIPGPFCGSDKQNCGYKNGGCDHLCVDSDAGGVRCECKDGYVLGQDRVSCGLKEYCHSSPCQHQCVTGPTGFSCVCPNGFQLDKDQFGCIDVDECHMNACDGHHCINTQGSYTCRCKEGYTMDEGKCHDIDECTCTESRCPQICLNSEGSFSCHCIAGFTVSEDGHTCIDIDECCFSNQCEDKCTNTIGSFRCSCHQNFRLHPNGMTCIRDVTVVSTAETSSDHRDTDQHDETMDAITMSPVELXKRDSVHPRTTSRHY; encoded by the exons ATGATTGCTGTTGGTTTATTGGGTTATGTGGGAATGATGCTGTTGTTACTTTTACTGCAACTCTATATGTGGGGAGCAACTGGAGCAGACACCGACGGAGAAGCACCCGTGTGTACATCCAATGCCTGTTTCTCTTTTCACATGGAGGGAGTCAGCTTTGAAGACGCTCGATTGAAATGCCATGGTGACGGAGGTTACTTGGTAACAACTAAAGACAAAAGCGAGATAGCAGAACTTCAGTCAACCCTTTCTCAGATCGACGAAAGACATCGCTATTTGGACTTCAAATTTTGGATCGGTTTGAAATTGCGTAAAGGCGATTGCATTATAAGGGACATGAGTCTCAACGGTTTTAAGTGGATATCTGGAGGGGAATATTCCCAATATTCGAACTGGGAGAAGGAACCTCGCAGCACCTGCACAGAGGAGCGTTGCGTGTTGGTACATTATTCTTTATGGAGTCGCAATGAATTGAAATGGACGGATGGATCTTGCAAAGACGAGGCTTTTTACTCGTGCAAATTCTATTTCAAGGGAATGTGTAAACCTTTGTTGTTGGCAGGAGGAGAGCAAGTGAATTACATGCTCCCATTCTCAGCAAATCCATTAAATGGGGATAATAACATGACTGTATTCCCATTTGGAACATATGCTGATATAAGATGCAATGACACTGATCACTTTTCTATTTGTAAATTCACGGATGGTGTCTATGGTTGGACTATCCCTGGTCCGTTTTGCGGCTCAGATAAACAGAACTGTGGGTATAAAAACGGTGGATGTGATCATTTGTGCGTTGATAGTGACGCTGGTGGTGTCCGTTGTGAATGCAAGGACGGTTATGTGTTAGGACAGGACAGAGTATCATGTGGCCTAAAGGAATATTGTCACAGTTCTCCATGTCAGCACCAATGTGTAACAGGACCGACGGGCTTCTCGTGCGTATGCCCAAACGGCTTCCAATTGGATAAAGACCAATTTGGTTGTATTGATGTAGATGAATGCCACATGAATGCCTGCGATGGTCATCATTGCATCAATACCCAAGGTAGTTACACATGCAGGTGCAAGGAAGGCTACACAATGGATGAGGGCAAATGCCACGATATAGACGAGTGCACGTGCACGGAATCTAGATGTCCCCAAATATGTCTTAACTCTGAAGGATCCTTCTCCTGCCATTGCATCGCGGGGTTCACTGTGTCTGAGGACGGTCATACTTGTATAGACATAGACGAATGCTGCTTCAGTAATCAATGCGAGGACAAATGCACTAATACCATTGGTAGTTTCAGGTGTTCTTGCCATCAGAACTTCCGGTTACACCCTAATGGAATGACCTGCATTCGAGATGTGACTGTTGTCTCCACTGCGGAGACGTCAAGTGATCATAGAGACACTGACCAACACGACGAGACCATGGACGCTATAACCATGTCGCCGGTTGAAT AAAAAAGAGACTCCGTACACCCACGGACCACCTCAAGACACTATTAG